From a region of the Enterobacter cancerogenus genome:
- a CDS encoding con-10 family general stress protein codes for MAEHRGGSGNFAEDRDKASDAGRKGGQQSGGNFKNDPQRASEAGKKGGQNSHGGGRGSDKS; via the coding sequence ATGGCAGAGCATCGTGGTGGTTCCGGTAATTTCGCTGAAGATCGTGATAAAGCATCTGACGCAGGACGTAAAGGTGGACAGCAGAGCGGTGGGAATTTCAAAAACGACCCGCAACGCGCCTCTGAAGCAGGTAAGAAAGGGGGTCAGAATAGTCATGGCGGAGGCCGTGGTTCTGACAAATCCTGA
- a CDS encoding glucose/quinate/shikimate family membrane-bound PQQ-dependent dehydrogenase, producing MAFGNAPRGVPRILQWLLAGLMVLIGLAVGGLGLKLATVGGSWYFLIMGIVMVIAAILIFTNRTIGIVLYALAFITSLFWAVSDAGWDFWPLFSRLFTFAVLAFLCAIVWPYLRAAQHGTPVNKAPAFGVAAVLAVGMLVSLGWMFKPQTLVAANEPVPVKPVAPGEQQKNWEHWGNTTHGDRFAALDQINKQNINELKVAWVAHTGDIPQSNGSGAEDQNTPLQVGDTLYVCTPYSKVLALDVDSGKEKWRYDSKATAPNWQRCRGLGYFEDRSSVTTSQAETQPAACPRRLFLPTTDARLIAINADNGKVCDDFGDHGTVDLSVGMGEIKPGYYQQTSTPLVAGNVVVVGGRVADNFSTGEPPGVVRAYDVHTGKLAWAWDPGNPALTGEPPEGKTYTRGTPNVWSAMSYDAGLNLIYLPTGNATPDFWAGERTALDDKYSSSIVAVDASTGQVRWHFQTTHHDLWDFDLPSQPLLYDLPDGKGGTTPVLVQTSKQGMIFMLNRETGKPVAKVEERPVPAGNVEGERYSPTQPYSVGMPMIGNQTLTESDMWGATPVDLLLCRIQFKEMRHQGVFTPPGLDRSLQFPGSLGGMNWGSVSVDPNNGLMFVNDMRLGLANYMVPRANVAKDASGIEMGIVPMDGTPFGAMRERFLSPLGIPCQKPPFGTMSAVDLKSGKLVWQVPVGTVEDTGPLGIRMHMPIPIGMPTLGASLSTQSGLLFFAGTQDFYLRAFDTATGKEIWKDRLPVGSQSGPMTYVSPKTGKQYIIINAGGARQSPDRGDYVIAYALPDKK from the coding sequence ATGGCATTTGGCAACGCGCCACGCGGAGTACCTCGTATTCTGCAGTGGCTTCTTGCCGGACTGATGGTGCTCATCGGTCTGGCTGTCGGCGGGCTGGGCTTAAAGCTCGCCACCGTGGGCGGAAGCTGGTACTTCCTGATCATGGGCATCGTGATGGTGATTGCTGCCATCCTGATTTTCACCAATCGCACCATCGGGATCGTGCTCTACGCCCTGGCGTTTATCACCTCGCTGTTCTGGGCAGTGAGCGATGCAGGCTGGGATTTCTGGCCGCTGTTCTCACGCCTGTTCACCTTTGCGGTGCTGGCGTTTCTGTGTGCCATCGTATGGCCTTATCTGCGCGCGGCGCAGCACGGCACGCCGGTGAACAAAGCGCCTGCCTTTGGCGTTGCGGCGGTGCTGGCTGTTGGTATGCTGGTGAGCCTCGGCTGGATGTTCAAACCGCAAACGCTGGTCGCGGCCAACGAACCGGTGCCAGTAAAACCGGTGGCACCCGGCGAACAGCAGAAGAACTGGGAACACTGGGGAAACACCACCCACGGTGACCGTTTTGCCGCACTCGACCAGATTAATAAGCAAAACATCAACGAGCTCAAAGTGGCCTGGGTGGCCCATACCGGCGACATCCCTCAAAGCAACGGCTCGGGTGCAGAAGATCAGAACACCCCGCTGCAGGTAGGCGACACGCTGTACGTGTGTACGCCGTACAGCAAAGTGCTGGCGCTGGATGTTGACTCCGGCAAAGAGAAATGGCGTTACGACTCAAAAGCAACGGCCCCGAACTGGCAGCGCTGCCGCGGGCTGGGCTACTTTGAAGATCGCTCGAGCGTGACAACGTCACAAGCAGAAACTCAGCCTGCGGCCTGCCCGCGTCGCCTGTTCCTGCCTACCACTGATGCCCGTCTGATTGCTATCAACGCGGACAACGGCAAGGTCTGTGACGACTTTGGCGACCATGGCACTGTCGACCTGAGCGTCGGCATGGGTGAAATTAAACCCGGCTATTACCAGCAAACCTCGACGCCGCTGGTCGCGGGCAACGTGGTCGTGGTCGGCGGACGCGTGGCGGATAACTTCTCCACCGGTGAACCGCCGGGCGTGGTACGTGCCTACGACGTTCATACCGGTAAACTGGCGTGGGCCTGGGATCCGGGCAACCCTGCATTGACCGGCGAGCCCCCAGAAGGCAAGACCTACACGCGCGGTACCCCGAACGTCTGGTCTGCCATGTCCTACGACGCCGGACTGAACCTGATTTATCTGCCAACGGGTAACGCAACGCCAGATTTCTGGGCGGGTGAACGTACCGCGCTGGATGACAAGTACAGCTCGTCGATTGTCGCCGTGGACGCCTCCACCGGCCAGGTTCGCTGGCATTTCCAGACCACGCACCACGACCTGTGGGATTTCGACCTGCCTTCCCAGCCGCTGCTGTACGATCTGCCGGACGGTAAAGGCGGTACCACGCCAGTGCTGGTACAGACCAGCAAGCAGGGCATGATCTTTATGCTCAACCGCGAAACCGGCAAGCCGGTGGCGAAAGTTGAAGAACGCCCTGTGCCTGCGGGTAACGTTGAGGGTGAGCGCTATTCGCCTACTCAGCCCTATTCCGTTGGCATGCCGATGATCGGCAACCAGACGCTGACCGAATCCGACATGTGGGGCGCAACGCCGGTTGACCTGCTGCTGTGCCGTATTCAGTTTAAAGAGATGCGTCATCAGGGCGTCTTTACCCCGCCGGGTCTGGACCGCTCTCTGCAATTCCCTGGCTCTCTTGGCGGGATGAACTGGGGCAGCGTGTCGGTTGACCCGAACAATGGCCTGATGTTCGTTAACGACATGCGTCTGGGGCTGGCGAACTACATGGTTCCTCGCGCTAACGTGGCGAAAGACGCCAGCGGTATCGAAATGGGGATTGTCCCGATGGACGGCACGCCGTTCGGCGCAATGCGCGAACGTTTCCTGTCGCCGCTGGGCATTCCGTGTCAGAAGCCGCCGTTTGGCACCATGTCAGCCGTTGACCTGAAATCCGGCAAGCTGGTGTGGCAGGTTCCGGTCGGCACGGTCGAAGACACCGGTCCGCTGGGGATCCGCATGCATATGCCAATCCCGATCGGTATGCCTACGCTTGGGGCATCACTCTCCACGCAGTCCGGCCTGCTGTTCTTTGCCGGTACCCAGGACTTCTACCTGCGCGCGTTTGATACCGCAACCGGGAAAGAGATCTGGAAAGACCGTCTGCCGGTGGGCAGCCAGTCCGGCCCGATGACCTACGTTTCGCCGAAAACCGGTAAACAGTACATCATCATCAACGCAGGCGGCGCGCGCCAGTCACCGGATCGCGGTGATTACGTTATCGCGTATGCGTTACCGGACAAGAAGTAA
- the cydB gene encoding cytochrome d ubiquinol oxidase subunit II yields the protein MGVDISVIWIAIIVFATLMYIIMDGFDLGIGLLFNFVGDAKERDVMVNSVAPVWDGNETWLVLGGAGLFGAFPLAYAVIIDALTIPLTAMLIGLIFRGVAFEFRFKATPSHRKFWDYAFAGGSLLATFSQGIVVGAMINGFDVEGRRFAGSALDWFTPFNLFCGLGLMVAYTLLATTWLIMKSEGELQIRMRYLTRRVLLALIAVIAVVSIWTPLGWQYVAERWFTLPNFFWFLPVPLLVGVLSLWIWRMTHNPHSHARPFLLTLGLIFLGFSGLGISLWPHIIPPRITLWEAAAPPSSQLFMLVGTLLIIPVILVYTAWSYYVFRGKVSDTEGYH from the coding sequence ATGGGCGTTGATATCTCTGTCATCTGGATCGCGATCATCGTTTTTGCCACGCTGATGTACATCATCATGGACGGTTTCGATCTGGGCATTGGCCTGCTGTTTAATTTTGTCGGCGACGCGAAAGAACGCGATGTGATGGTCAACAGCGTAGCCCCGGTGTGGGATGGCAATGAAACCTGGCTGGTGCTGGGCGGCGCGGGGCTGTTTGGCGCCTTTCCGCTGGCCTATGCGGTCATCATCGATGCCCTGACCATTCCCCTGACCGCTATGCTGATTGGCCTGATCTTTCGCGGGGTGGCGTTCGAGTTTCGCTTTAAGGCCACGCCGTCGCACCGCAAATTCTGGGACTATGCCTTTGCTGGCGGCTCGCTGCTTGCCACCTTCAGCCAGGGGATTGTCGTGGGGGCGATGATCAACGGCTTCGACGTTGAAGGCCGACGTTTCGCTGGCTCTGCGCTCGACTGGTTCACCCCGTTCAACCTGTTCTGCGGCCTGGGCCTTATGGTCGCTTACACCCTGCTCGCCACCACCTGGCTTATAATGAAAAGCGAAGGTGAACTGCAGATCCGCATGCGCTATCTTACCCGCCGGGTATTGCTGGCGCTGATTGCGGTGATTGCCGTGGTAAGTATCTGGACACCGCTTGGCTGGCAGTACGTGGCCGAGCGCTGGTTCACGCTGCCAAACTTTTTCTGGTTCCTCCCGGTTCCGCTGCTGGTTGGCGTGCTGAGCCTGTGGATTTGGCGAATGACTCACAACCCGCACAGCCACGCCCGCCCGTTCCTGCTGACCCTTGGGCTTATCTTCCTCGGGTTCAGCGGGCTGGGCATCAGCCTGTGGCCGCATATCATTCCCCCGCGCATTACCCTGTGGGAAGCCGCAGCCCCGCCTTCCAGTCAGCTGTTTATGCTGGTCGGCACGCTGTTAATCATCCCGGTGATCCTTGTGTACACCGCCTGGAGCTACTACGTTTTCCGCGGCAAAGTGTCTGATACCGAAGGTTACCACTGA
- a CDS encoding YciE/YciF ferroxidase family protein — MNMKSIEDVFIHLLSDTYSAEKQLTRALSKLARAASSEQLSAAFTAHLEETQGQIERIDQIIEQEDGLKIKRMKCVAMEGLIEEANEVIESTEKNEVRDAALIAAAQKVEHYEIASYGTLATLAEQLGYTKAVKLLAETLEEEKETDLKLTDLAVGNINKKAKK, encoded by the coding sequence ATGAATATGAAAAGCATCGAAGACGTCTTTATTCACCTTCTCTCCGACACCTACAGCGCGGAAAAGCAACTGACTCGTGCGCTGAGCAAACTTGCCCGCGCCGCCTCCAGCGAACAGCTTAGCGCAGCCTTCACTGCTCACCTTGAGGAAACACAGGGTCAGATCGAGCGTATCGATCAAATCATTGAGCAGGAAGACGGCCTCAAAATTAAGCGTATGAAGTGTGTTGCAATGGAAGGCTTGATTGAAGAGGCAAATGAAGTCATTGAGAGTACTGAAAAAAATGAAGTCCGTGATGCCGCATTAATTGCCGCTGCGCAAAAAGTAGAGCATTACGAAATTGCCAGTTACGGTACCCTGGCGACCTTAGCGGAACAGTTAGGCTATACTAAAGCCGTTAAGTTACTGGCGGAAACGCTTGAAGAAGAAAAAGAAACCGATCTTAAACTCACCGATCTTGCCGTAGGTAATATCAATAAAAAAGCGAAGAAATAA
- a CDS encoding LysR substrate-binding domain-containing protein: protein MEKNGLFSQRIRLRHLHTFVAVAQQGTLGRAAETLNLSQPALSKTLNELEQLTGTRLFDRGRLGAQLTIVGEQFLTHAVKVLDALNTAGQALNRKDEPVCEVVRIGALPTAALGILPPVIGQFHRQQRHTTLQVATMNNTMLLAGLKSGELDLGIGRMSDPELMSGLNYELLFLESLKLVVRPNHPLLQDTVTLSRVMEWPVVVSPQGTVPRQNAETMLQMQGCSLPSGCIETLSASLSRQLTVDYDYVWFVPSGAVKDDLRRGTLIALPVTSPGAGEPIGILTRVDTPLSAGAQTLLSAIRKSMPV from the coding sequence ATGGAAAAAAATGGTCTGTTCAGTCAGCGCATACGCTTGCGCCATTTACATACATTTGTGGCCGTCGCTCAACAGGGAACGCTGGGGCGTGCGGCTGAAACCCTTAATCTCAGTCAACCTGCACTTTCAAAAACGCTGAACGAACTCGAGCAGCTCACCGGAACGCGCCTGTTCGATCGCGGCCGCCTCGGGGCGCAATTGACCATCGTGGGGGAGCAATTTCTTACGCACGCCGTTAAGGTGCTTGACGCCCTTAACACCGCAGGTCAGGCTTTAAACCGTAAAGATGAACCCGTCTGCGAAGTGGTACGCATAGGCGCGCTGCCTACTGCGGCGCTGGGGATCTTGCCGCCGGTTATCGGGCAGTTTCACCGGCAGCAACGGCACACCACGCTTCAGGTCGCCACCATGAACAACACCATGCTGCTCGCGGGGCTGAAATCCGGCGAACTGGATCTGGGTATCGGCAGAATGTCCGACCCCGAACTGATGAGCGGCCTGAACTATGAGCTGCTGTTTCTCGAATCCCTCAAGCTGGTGGTGCGGCCAAATCATCCACTCTTGCAGGACACCGTCACCCTGAGCCGGGTTATGGAGTGGCCAGTGGTGGTGTCGCCGCAGGGCACGGTCCCGCGACAGAACGCCGAAACCATGCTGCAGATGCAGGGCTGCTCGCTGCCCTCGGGCTGCATCGAAACGCTGTCGGCCTCCCTTTCGCGCCAACTTACCGTCGATTACGACTATGTCTGGTTTGTCCCGTCAGGGGCGGTCAAAGACGATTTACGCCGCGGCACGCTGATTGCACTGCCGGTCACCTCTCCCGGGGCGGGCGAACCTATCGGCATTTTGACCCGCGTGGATACCCCGCTCTCGGCGGGCGCGCAAACCCTGCTGAGCGCAATTCGTAAGTCCATGCCGGTGTAA
- a CDS encoding ferritin-like domain-containing protein, protein MNHVEHYHDWLRDAHAMEKQAESMLESMASRIDNYPDIRSRIEQHISETKRQISLLEEILDRNDISRSVLKDSMSKMAALGQSIGGMFPSDEIVKGSISGYVFEQFEIACYTSLLAAAKRAGDTASVPAIESILAEEKAMAEWLITHIPQTTEQFLQRSETSGVEAKK, encoded by the coding sequence ATGAATCACGTAGAACACTATCATGACTGGCTACGCGATGCCCATGCGATGGAAAAGCAAGCGGAATCAATGCTGGAATCCATGGCCAGCCGCATCGATAATTACCCTGACATCCGCTCCCGAATTGAACAACATATTAGCGAGACAAAACGTCAAATCAGTTTGCTGGAAGAGATCCTCGACCGCAATGATATTTCTCGTTCCGTCCTCAAAGACTCCATGAGCAAGATGGCCGCGCTCGGCCAGTCCATTGGCGGTATGTTCCCGTCCGATGAAATCGTGAAAGGGTCCATCAGCGGCTATGTTTTCGAGCAATTTGAGATTGCCTGCTATACCTCCCTGCTGGCGGCAGCCAAACGCGCAGGCGATACCGCCTCCGTGCCGGCCATTGAATCTATCCTTGCCGAAGAAAAAGCGATGGCTGAGTGGCTGATCACCCATATTCCGCAGACGACGGAACAGTTCTTACAACGCTCAGAGACCTCCGGGGTCGAAGCGAAAAAATAG
- a CDS encoding cytochrome ubiquinol oxidase subunit I, with protein sequence MFELDAFHLARIQFAFTVSFHILFPAITIGLASYLVVLEGMWLRTKNDVWRSLYHFWLKIFAVNFGMGVVSGLVMAYQFGTNWSGFSQFAGSITGPLLTYEVLTAFFLEAGFLGVMLFGWNKVGPGLHFFATCMVALGTLMSTFWILASNSWMHTPQGFTIENGQVIPQDWLAIIFNPSFPYRLIHMSIAAFLCSALFVGASGAWHLLRGNDTPAIRKMFSMAMWMALLVAPIQAVVGDMHGLNTLEHQPAKIAAIEGHWENRPGEATPLLLFGVPDMDEERTKYGLEIPALGSLILTHSLDKQVPALKEFPKDERPNSLIVFWSFRIMVGMGLLMIALGAISVWLRYRNRLYHSRLFHWFAFCMGPAGLVALLAGWVTTEVGRQPWVVYGYLRTIDAVSLHSTLQMSISLLAFILVYCSVFGVGYVYLVRLIKKGPQPVSTLTSNTSGTPARPLSAAESVSEQERP encoded by the coding sequence ATGTTCGAACTCGACGCCTTTCATCTGGCCAGGATTCAGTTCGCTTTTACCGTCTCCTTTCATATTCTCTTTCCGGCGATCACCATTGGGCTTGCCAGCTATCTCGTGGTACTTGAAGGCATGTGGCTGCGTACCAAAAACGACGTGTGGCGATCGCTGTACCATTTCTGGCTCAAAATATTCGCGGTTAACTTCGGCATGGGCGTCGTCTCCGGGCTGGTCATGGCGTACCAGTTCGGCACCAACTGGAGCGGCTTCTCGCAGTTCGCCGGGAGTATCACCGGTCCGTTACTGACCTACGAAGTGCTTACCGCCTTCTTCCTGGAGGCCGGTTTCCTTGGCGTAATGCTGTTTGGGTGGAACAAAGTCGGCCCCGGCCTGCATTTCTTTGCAACCTGCATGGTGGCGCTGGGCACACTGATGTCCACCTTCTGGATCCTTGCGTCTAACAGCTGGATGCACACCCCTCAGGGGTTCACCATCGAAAATGGCCAGGTGATCCCGCAGGACTGGTTGGCTATCATTTTTAACCCCTCCTTCCCGTATCGTCTTATCCACATGTCGATTGCCGCGTTCTTGTGCAGCGCATTGTTTGTCGGCGCTTCCGGGGCCTGGCATCTGCTGCGCGGAAACGACACGCCCGCCATACGCAAAATGTTCTCTATGGCGATGTGGATGGCGCTGCTGGTTGCGCCCATTCAGGCCGTGGTCGGGGATATGCATGGTCTGAACACGCTGGAACATCAGCCCGCGAAAATTGCCGCTATCGAAGGCCACTGGGAGAACCGCCCGGGTGAAGCAACCCCGCTGCTGCTGTTCGGCGTGCCGGATATGGATGAGGAGCGCACCAAATACGGGCTGGAAATTCCTGCCCTGGGCAGTTTGATCCTGACGCACAGCCTCGATAAACAGGTTCCCGCCCTGAAAGAGTTCCCCAAAGACGAGCGTCCAAACTCGCTTATCGTCTTCTGGTCATTCCGCATTATGGTTGGCATGGGGCTGCTGATGATTGCGCTTGGGGCGATCAGCGTCTGGCTACGCTATCGCAACCGGCTGTACCACTCCCGTCTGTTTCACTGGTTCGCCTTCTGTATGGGGCCTGCCGGGCTGGTCGCGCTGCTGGCGGGCTGGGTCACCACCGAGGTGGGCCGTCAGCCGTGGGTGGTCTATGGCTATCTGCGCACCATTGACGCGGTATCGCTGCATAGCACGCTGCAAATGAGCATCAGCCTGTTGGCCTTTATCCTGGTCTACTGTTCGGTCTTTGGCGTGGGCTATGTCTATCTCGTCAGGCTGATCAAGAAAGGCCCACAACCTGTCAGCACGCTGACATCGAATACCTCGGGCACCCCTGCCCGTCCGCTGTCTGCCGCCGAGTCGGTTTCTGAACAGGAGAGACCCTGA
- a CDS encoding methyl-accepting chemotaxis protein has translation MDNTTSMQAQQRLGFLHHIRLVPLFSSILGGIILLFALSAGLAGYFLLKADTDQQDVTSEIQVRMGLSNSSNHLRTARINMIHAGAASRIAEMDAMKENIAEAEKRIKQSQEGFTAYMNRPVRSPADEALDSDLKTRFDAYIAGLQPMLKYAKNGMFEAIINHENESARPLDDAYNDVLLKAIKIRTDRANALSTQAYTRTQLGLMFMVGAFALALVLTVMTFVVLRRTVINPLQRAATRIENIAKGDLTMPDESTGRSEIGRLTRDLQTMQHSLVTTVGTVRQGAEEIYRGTSEISAGNTDLSSRTEQQAAAIEQTAASMEQLTATVKQNADNAHHASKLAEDASGKASRGGQMVSGVVKTMGNISTSSKKISEITAVINSIAFQTNILALNAAVEAARAGEQGRGFAVVASEVRTLASRSANAAKEIESLINESVSLIDQGSGEVVAAGNTMNEIVDAVKRVTDIMLEIAAASDEQSRGIVQVSQAISEMDKVTQQNASLVEEASAAAASLEEQGARLTEAVGAFRLSGAKQGRAVTAAPVAQNVPLRQAATISGDNWETF, from the coding sequence ATGGACAACACAACATCGATGCAGGCGCAGCAGCGGCTGGGCTTCTTGCATCATATCCGGCTGGTTCCGCTGTTTTCCTCCATTCTCGGTGGCATTATTCTTCTGTTCGCCCTGAGCGCAGGGCTGGCAGGGTATTTCCTGCTAAAAGCCGATACCGATCAGCAGGATGTTACATCCGAAATTCAGGTACGTATGGGGCTGTCGAACAGTTCGAACCATCTGCGTACCGCCCGTATCAATATGATCCACGCCGGTGCGGCGAGCCGTATCGCGGAAATGGACGCGATGAAAGAGAACATCGCCGAGGCGGAAAAACGCATCAAGCAGTCGCAGGAGGGGTTTACCGCCTATATGAACCGTCCGGTCCGTTCCCCTGCGGATGAAGCCCTGGACAGCGATCTGAAAACCCGCTTCGATGCCTATATCGCTGGTCTTCAGCCGATGCTCAAATATGCCAAAAACGGCATGTTTGAAGCCATCATCAATCACGAAAATGAGAGCGCCCGTCCGCTGGATGATGCCTATAACGACGTGCTGTTAAAGGCGATCAAGATCCGTACCGATCGCGCTAACGCCCTCTCCACGCAGGCGTATACCCGCACCCAGCTGGGGCTGATGTTTATGGTTGGGGCTTTTGCGTTAGCCCTGGTGCTCACGGTGATGACCTTCGTGGTGCTGCGCCGTACCGTGATCAACCCGCTCCAGCGCGCGGCTACGCGCATCGAGAATATCGCGAAGGGCGATTTGACGATGCCGGACGAGTCGACGGGCCGCAGCGAGATTGGCCGTCTGACGCGGGACCTGCAGACGATGCAGCACTCGCTGGTGACCACGGTAGGGACCGTGCGTCAGGGAGCGGAGGAGATCTACCGCGGCACGAGTGAGATTTCCGCCGGTAATACCGATCTGTCATCGCGTACCGAACAGCAGGCCGCCGCCATTGAGCAGACCGCGGCCAGCATGGAGCAGCTGACGGCAACCGTGAAGCAAAACGCCGATAACGCTCACCATGCCAGCAAGCTGGCGGAGGATGCGTCCGGTAAAGCCAGCCGGGGTGGCCAGATGGTCTCCGGGGTGGTGAAAACGATGGGCAACATCTCCACCAGTTCGAAGAAAATTTCTGAAATCACTGCCGTCATCAACAGCATTGCTTTCCAGACCAATATCCTTGCGCTCAACGCCGCAGTAGAGGCGGCGCGTGCCGGAGAACAAGGGCGTGGATTTGCGGTGGTGGCAAGCGAAGTGCGTACCCTGGCGAGCCGCAGTGCCAACGCCGCGAAAGAGATTGAAAGCCTGATCAACGAGTCCGTTTCACTGATTGACCAGGGCTCTGGCGAGGTGGTAGCAGCGGGTAACACCATGAATGAGATTGTTGATGCGGTGAAACGCGTCACCGATATCATGCTTGAAATTGCTGCCGCGTCGGATGAACAGAGTCGCGGTATCGTTCAGGTAAGCCAGGCTATCTCTGAAATGGATAAAGTAACCCAGCAGAACGCCTCGCTGGTGGAAGAAGCCTCAGCGGCGGCGGCATCTCTGGAAGAACAGGGCGCGCGTCTGACCGAGGCGGTAGGGGCATTTCGTCTGAGCGGCGCGAAGCAGGGCCGCGCGGTGACGGCTGCACCGGTGGCGCAGAACGTACCGTTGCGCCAGGCGGCAACGATTTCCGGGGATAACTGGGAGACGTTCTGA
- the hglS gene encoding 2-oxoadipate dioxygenase/decarboxylase HglS has protein sequence MANTITADEIREHFSQAMSAMYQQEVPQYGTLLELVADVNLGVLENNPLLHEQLANADELARLNVERHGAIRVGTARELSTLRRIFAIMGMFPVSYYDLSQAGVPVHSTAFRPVDDAALCRNPFRIFTSLLRLELIENAALRERAAEILSRRNIFTPRCLALLDLYESEGGFTDAQASEFVQEALETFRWHHHATVDRETYLALSNAHRLIADVVCFPGCHINHLTPRTLDIDRVQELMPKYGIEPKVLVEGPPRREVPILLRQTSFKALEEPVLFAGEDKGTHTARFGEIEQRGVALTSKGRALYDSLLSQAGTGKDNLTHQLHLRETFSAFPDSEMFLRRQGLAYFRYRLTPSGEAHRHAFRPGDDPQPLIERGWVVAQPITYEDFLPVSAAGIFQSNLGNETQARSHGHASREAFEQALGCPVLDEFTLYEEAEARSKQRCGLL, from the coding sequence ATGGCGAACACCATCACGGCTGATGAGATTCGGGAGCACTTTTCGCAGGCTATGTCGGCGATGTACCAGCAGGAAGTTCCGCAGTACGGCACATTGCTTGAGCTGGTGGCAGATGTGAACCTTGGAGTTCTGGAAAATAATCCTTTATTACATGAACAGCTTGCGAATGCAGATGAACTGGCGCGCCTTAACGTTGAGCGTCACGGTGCGATTCGCGTGGGGACCGCGCGGGAACTCTCTACCCTGCGCCGGATCTTCGCCATTATGGGCATGTTTCCGGTCAGCTATTACGATCTCTCACAGGCGGGGGTACCCGTTCACTCCACGGCGTTTCGTCCGGTTGACGATGCGGCACTGTGTCGCAATCCGTTTCGTATTTTTACCTCGCTGCTGCGTCTGGAACTGATTGAAAACGCCGCGCTGCGCGAACGCGCGGCTGAGATCCTCTCGCGGCGGAACATCTTTACGCCGCGCTGTCTGGCACTTCTTGACCTGTATGAATCAGAAGGGGGCTTTACCGACGCACAGGCGAGCGAGTTTGTTCAGGAAGCGCTGGAGACGTTCCGCTGGCACCATCACGCGACGGTAGACCGGGAAACTTATCTGGCGCTGAGCAATGCGCATCGCCTGATTGCCGACGTCGTCTGCTTCCCCGGATGCCATATCAACCATCTCACGCCGCGCACGCTGGATATCGACCGCGTACAAGAGCTGATGCCGAAATACGGTATTGAACCCAAAGTTCTGGTGGAGGGGCCGCCGCGCCGCGAGGTGCCGATCCTGCTGCGCCAGACCAGCTTTAAAGCGCTTGAAGAGCCGGTGCTCTTTGCCGGGGAAGATAAAGGAACGCATACCGCCCGCTTTGGTGAAATAGAACAGCGCGGCGTGGCGCTCACCTCGAAAGGACGCGCGCTGTACGACAGCCTGCTGAGCCAGGCGGGGACGGGCAAAGACAACCTGACGCACCAGCTGCATTTGCGCGAGACGTTTAGCGCCTTCCCGGACAGCGAAATGTTTCTGCGCCGTCAGGGTCTGGCCTATTTCCGCTACCGCCTGACGCCTTCAGGCGAGGCACACCGCCATGCGTTTCGCCCCGGCGACGATCCGCAGCCGCTTATCGAGCGTGGCTGGGTGGTGGCGCAGCCGATCACCTATGAAGATTTTCTGCCCGTGAGCGCTGCCGGTATTTTCCAGTCCAACCTCGGCAATGAAACGCAGGCGCGCAGCCACGGTCATGCCAGCCGGGAGGCATTCGAGCAGGCGCTGGGCTGCCCGGTGCTGGACGAATTTACGCTGTACGAGGAGGCGGAAGCGCGCAGTAAACAGCGTTGCGGTTTGCTCTAA